In one window of Henckelia pumila isolate YLH828 chromosome 1, ASM3356847v2, whole genome shotgun sequence DNA:
- the LOC140888558 gene encoding serine/threonine-protein kinase AFC2-like isoform X1: MEIERVTELRMDQRPRKRLRLGWDVPPQQLEAQLGLFCGQEVGNLTSYATSRMLSDHPSSLFVKDLARNVSPPLRADDEDGHYVFELGENLTCRYKIQSKMGEGTFGQVLECWDRERKEMVAIKVIRGTKKYRDAAMIEISMLQQLGRHDKGAERCVRILDWFDYRNHICIVSEKLGPSLYDFLRKNSYRSFPVDLVRKIGRQLLECVAFMHDLRLIHTDLKPENILLISPEYVKVPEYKDSSRSQSGSFYKRIPKSSAIKVIDFGSTTYDVQGQSYIVSTRHYRAPEVILGLGWSYPCDIWSVGCILVELCTGEALFQTHENLEHLAMMERVLGHLPNHMLKRAVGQAENYIRRSRLDWPEGATSRESTRAVSKLPRLPNLIMHHVDHSAGDLINLLQGLLRYDPSDRMSARDALGHPFFKQSSRTVNF, from the exons ATGGAGATTGAGCGCGTGACGGAGTTGCGGATGGATCAAAGGCCGAGGAAGAGGCTGCGGTTAGGCTGGGATGTTCCTCCTCAACAGCTGGAG GCTCAGCTAGGATTGTTTTGTGGCCAAGAGGTTGGGAATTTGACGAGCTATGCAACATCAAGAATGCTTTCGGATCATCCTAGTTCTCTCTTCGTTAAGGACTTGGCCCGAAATGTTTCTCCCCCTTTACGAGCAGATGACGAAGATGGCCACTATGTGTTTGAGCTCGGAGAAAATTTAACTTGTCGCT ATAAGATCCAAAGTAAGATGGGTGAAG GAACATTTGGTCAGGTTTTGGAGTGCTGGGATAGGGAAAGAAAAGAAATGGTTGCCATTAAAGTTATCCGTGGTACTAAGAAGTACCGTGATGCGGCGATGATTGAGATAAGCATGCTGCAACAACTTGGTAGACATGATAAAGGCGCCGAACG TTGTGTCCGAATATTGGACTGGTTTGACTATCGTAACCATATATGTATC GTCTCTGAGAAGCTTGGACCTAGCCTATACGATTTTCTTCGCAAAAACAGTTATCGCTCATTTCCAGTTGATCTTGTCCGCAAGATTGGCAGACAACTGTTGGAATGTGTAGCAT ttatgcatgatcTGCGTCTTATCCACACGGATTTGAAACCTGAAAATATTCTACTCATCTCACCCGAGTATGTCAAAGTTCCGGAGTACAAG GATTCGTCAAGGTCCCAAAGTGGGTCATTCTACAAGAGAATTCCAAAGTCAAGTGCCATAAAGGTCATTGATTTTGGTAGCACAACTTATGACGTACAGGGTCAGTCATACATTGTATCGACCCGACATTACAGAGCTCCAGAAGTCATTCTAG GACTTGGATGGAGTTATCCGTGTGACATATGGAGTGTTGGTTGTATTTTAGTGGAACTTTGCACG GGTGAAGCATTATTCCAAACACACGAGAACTTGGAACACCTCGCCATGATGGAGAGAGTCCTTGGACACTTGCCTAACCACATGTTGAAGAGAGCCGT TGGACAAGCTGAGAATTACATTAGAAGGAGCAGGTTGGACTGGCCCGAGGGAGCAACATCTAGAGAAAGCACTAGAGCTGTTTCGAAGCTGCCCCGGCTGCCAAACTTGATTATGCATCATGTAGATCATTCAGCTGGAGATCTCATTAACTTATTGCAAGGTCTTCTGAGATACGACCCTTCAGATAGAATGTCAGCTCGGGATGCACTTGGGCACCCCTTTTTCAAGCAATCATCCAGAACGGTCAATTTTTGA
- the LOC140888558 gene encoding serine/threonine-protein kinase AFC2-like isoform X2, whose amino-acid sequence MIKAPNVMHDLRLIHTDLKPENILLISPEYVKVPEYKDSSRSQSGSFYKRIPKSSAIKVIDFGSTTYDVQGQSYIVSTRHYRAPEVILGLGWSYPCDIWSVGCILVELCTGEALFQTHENLEHLAMMERVLGHLPNHMLKRAVGQAENYIRRSRLDWPEGATSRESTRAVSKLPRLPNLIMHHVDHSAGDLINLLQGLLRYDPSDRMSARDALGHPFFKQSSRTVNF is encoded by the exons ATGATAAAGGCGCCGAACG ttatgcatgatcTGCGTCTTATCCACACGGATTTGAAACCTGAAAATATTCTACTCATCTCACCCGAGTATGTCAAAGTTCCGGAGTACAAG GATTCGTCAAGGTCCCAAAGTGGGTCATTCTACAAGAGAATTCCAAAGTCAAGTGCCATAAAGGTCATTGATTTTGGTAGCACAACTTATGACGTACAGGGTCAGTCATACATTGTATCGACCCGACATTACAGAGCTCCAGAAGTCATTCTAG GACTTGGATGGAGTTATCCGTGTGACATATGGAGTGTTGGTTGTATTTTAGTGGAACTTTGCACG GGTGAAGCATTATTCCAAACACACGAGAACTTGGAACACCTCGCCATGATGGAGAGAGTCCTTGGACACTTGCCTAACCACATGTTGAAGAGAGCCGT TGGACAAGCTGAGAATTACATTAGAAGGAGCAGGTTGGACTGGCCCGAGGGAGCAACATCTAGAGAAAGCACTAGAGCTGTTTCGAAGCTGCCCCGGCTGCCAAACTTGATTATGCATCATGTAGATCATTCAGCTGGAGATCTCATTAACTTATTGCAAGGTCTTCTGAGATACGACCCTTCAGATAGAATGTCAGCTCGGGATGCACTTGGGCACCCCTTTTTCAAGCAATCATCCAGAACGGTCAATTTTTGA
- the LOC140893638 gene encoding quinolinate synthase, chloroplastic, with the protein MDSAATLSTVRAVSSSFFCTSKNPKFSNLYSPKPAHPVIRCSHSQNPCRNSVYPLKLTSGTPFHCSAVASGTSNLTSTATGAGSKLRVLIEELQSLNEPVDRVKRLLHYAELLPSFEDSLKTTENRVPGCTARVWIHVELDSENRLRFLADSDSEITKGYCACLVWALDGATPQEILAVKTEDVAPLSVVGLNGKGRGYSSSRANTWHNVLMSMQKRTKALVAKREGRLQGQPFPSLIVSADGIQAKGSYAEAQARFLSPDEVKIQELVNLLELKKIGVVAHFYMDPEVQGILTAAQKLWPHIHISDSLVMADSAVQMAKAGCKYITVLGVDFMSENVRAILDQAGFTEVGVYRMSNERIGCSLADAASSPKYMDYLATAAASVPSPSLHVVYINTSLETKAYTHEVVPTITCTSSNVVQTILQAFAEVPNLSVWYGPDTYMGANIMELFQQMTVMSDEEIASIHPNHNRNSIKSLIPRLHYFQDGTCIVHHLFGHEVVGKINEMYCDAFLTAHFEVPGEMFSLAMEAKKRGMGVVGSTQNILDFIKERLQEALNRNVDDHLQFVLGTESGMVTSIVAAVRKLLGSMKSDKGAKVTVEIVFPVSSESVTRTQNSTFGEIGDFSQLNVIPGVASGEGCSLHGGCASCPYMKMNSLSSLFKVCHNLPDDKDSLSAYEAGRFSLRTPNGKLIADVGCEPILHMRHFQATKKLPDKLIQQILHHGG; encoded by the exons ATGGACTCAGCAGCCACACTCTCCACCGTTAGAGCTGTATCGTCCTCCTTCTTTTGCACTTCTAAAAACCCTAAATTCAGCAACCTATACAGTCCAAAACCCGCCCACCCTGTCATCAGATGCTCCCATTCGCAAAACCCATGTCGCAATTCTGTGTATCCGCTCAAACTTACATCGGGAACGCCTTTTCATTGCTCAGCCGTCGCCTCCGGAACCAGCAATCTGACGAGTACTGCCACCGGTGCTGGCTCTAAGCTGCGTGTCCTAATCGAAGAACTTCAATCACTGAATGAACCGGTAGATCGTGTTAAGAGGCTGCTGCACTATGCCGAGCTCCTCCCTTCTTTCGAAGATTCTTTGAAAACTACCGAAAACCGCGTGCCTGGGTGCACTGCACGGGTGTGGATTCATGTAGAACTAGACAGTGAGAATAGGTTGAGGTTTTTGGCGGACAGTGATTCGGAGATAACAAAAGGGTATTGTGCCTGTCTGGTTTGGGCTCTTGATGGAGCTACACCGCAAGAGATTTTGGCAGTAAAGACAGAGGATGTAGCGCCCTTGAGTGTTGTTGGATTAAATGGGAAAGGAAGGGGTTATTCTAGCAGTAGAGCGAATACTTGGCACAATGTGTTGATGAGCATGCAAAAGAGGACTAAGGCTTTGGTGGCCAAGCGCGAGGGAAGGTTGCAAGGCCAGCCTTTTCCATCGTTGATTGTGAGTGCTGATGGTATACAAGCTAAGGGAAGCTATGCTGAAGCTCAG GCAAGATTTCTGTCCCCTGATGAGGTAAAAATTCAAGAACTTGTGAATTTGCTGGAGCTGAAAAAAATTGGGGTGGTTGCACATTTTTACATGGACCCTGAGGTCCAAGGCATTTTAACTGCTGCACAGAAGCTCTGGCCTCACATCCATATATCTGACTCATTGGTAATGGCAGATTCTGCAGTCCAAATGGCTAAAGCTGGATGTAAATATATCACTGTTCTCGGTGTAGATTTTATGTCTGAAAATGTACGAGCTATCCTCGATCAGGCTGGATTTACAGAG GTAGGTGTGTACAGGATGTCTAATGAACGAATTGGTTGCTCCTTGGCTGATGCTGCATCCAGTCCTAAATATATGGATTATCTTGCCACTGCTGCAGCTTCTGTTCCTTCTCCCTCTTTGCATGTTGTCTATATTAATACATCCCTTGAGACCAAAGCTTATACGCATGAAGTTGTTCCAACAATAACCTGTACCTCTTCTAATGTCGTGCAAACCATTCTGCAG GCTTTTGCAGAAGTGCCTAATTTAAGTGTATGGTATGGTCCTGACACTTACATGGGAGCAAATATCATGGAGTTGTTTCAGCAGATGACTGTGATGAGTGATGAAGAAATAGCCAGTATACATCCAAATCACAATagaaactctatcaaatctttgATACCTCGGCTTCATTATTTTCAg GATGGAACGTGTATCGTTCATCACCTCTTTGGTCATGAAGTTGTCGGTAAAATTAATGAAATGTATTGCGATGCATTTCTAACCGCTCATTTTGAAGTTCCTGGTGAAATGTTTTCTCTAGCAATGGAAGCAAAGAAAAGAGGAATGGGAGTAGTAGGTTCCACACAGAATATATTGGACTTCATCAAAGAAAGGTTGCAAGAGGCATTAAATAGAAATGTCGACGATCATCTTCAGTTTGTTTTAGGTACCGAATCGGGAATGGTGACTTCAATAGTTGCCGCAGTTCGCAAATTATTAGGCTCTATGAAGTCCGATAAGGGAGCAAAAGTTACCGTAGAGATAGTCTTTCCAGTCTCATCGGAGTCTGTAACAAGAACACAGAACTCAACCTTTGGAGAAATAGGGGACTTCTCGCAACTTAATGTAATACCTGGTGTAGCAAGCGGAGAGGGTTGTTCTCTTCATGGAGGTTGTGCATCTTGTCCTTACATGAAG ATGAACTCTCTTAGCTCGCTCTTCAAAGTTTGCCACAACTTGCCTGATGACAAAGATAGCCTTTCAGCATATGAAGCAGGGCGGTTCAGTTTGCGAACCCCAAATGGAAAACTAATTGCGGATGTTGGTTGTGAGCCAATACTGCATATGAGACATTTTCAG GCCACAAAAAAACTGCCGGATAAGCTGATTCAACAAATCCTTCACCATGGAGGATAA